The DNA region CTTTATGAGAATTTCCAAGAGTATTTTAAACCCAACAGGGTTGAGCTCTATCCCTTCAACGACTTCTCTTTTGAGGGCAAAGAATCCACTTACGGGGTCTCTAACGTGCCTAATTTTAGGCAAAGCTACACGTCCAATCATTATGGCACCTTTTGATATTAACCGCCTATACCAGTACCAGTTCTCCACCTTTCCTCCTTTAACATAACGGGAAGCAACGGCTATATCCGCCCCATTTTCTATTCTTTCAATGAGTTTTGGAATTACCTCAGGAGGATGCTGCAAATCCGCATCCATAACAACAAATACATCCCCTTCCGCTTCGCTAAATCCCCTAATTACTGCGGAAGAGAGCCCTTTTTCATTTTTTCTCCTAATTACTTTAACAGGATATATTTTGGAGAGTTTTTGGGCTTTTTCCCAAGTTTTATCGGGAGAATCATCGTCAACTACTACTATCTCAAAGTCATGACCTCTCAGAGAACCACTTATCCTTTTGAAAAGCTCCTCGAGATTGTCTCTTTCATTATAAGTAGGGACGATGATTGAAATTCTCACCATTTTCGCCTCCCAGAGTAATGCATCTTTAAGAATTAATAACCTTTTCCTTCCGCAATGTTTATAATACCTCCAAGTATTCATAGCATAGGGAGATGGGGCCGTGGGGTAGCTTGGTCCATCCTTTGGGCTTCGGGAGCCCGAGACCCGGGTTCAAATCCCGGCGGCCCCACCAGCATTACAAACTTCGCCTGCGCGAATTTTGATCAATTCGCTTATTTTTCCATAAGTGATTTTTAGGGGATTCCTCATTATCAAGAGCTTCCATGGAAGATGCACAACTTTAATCACTCCTCATGCAGCTAAATGTTGCTAAGAAAGCTTTGGCTTATTGAGACTCGAATACCCAGAGAAAGATTTATAAACCCTTCACTAATGATTAACTATCGGGCGGGCTTAGGGTCCCGCGGTAGCCTAGCCTGGGAGTGGCGGCGGACTGTAGATCCGCAGGTCGCCGGTTCAAATCCGGCCCGCGGGACCACCAAAAATAAACTCTTCTAATAAAGAATTACCTCGCATCAATCCTGCAATTTTAGAGTCTTATTCTCAAATTTAGCCGATTTAGAAGGTCTTCTTTCCGTTCCCAATAAAAAAAGTATTTAAGCACCTTCATTGCATAAATAGATTGGGGGTAGTGGTGGAGAAAGCGGGGGATAAGCTTGAAAAAACTGCTAAGGCGAAGACCAAAAAGATGCAGATTATAGTGGGAAAGAGGCGACATGTGCAACTCGAAAAGAGAAAAGAGATGAGCCACAACATCAAATACATAAGCAAAGTTCCTGTCAAGCTCGTTATGGATAAAGACTTTCTCAAAGTTCATCCTGAGGACAGCTTAGTTGAGCTGGTTGGAAAGCTAAGAGGGGAAGAGACTTCGGCTGTTGTTGTTGATGATGAAGGCAAGCTTTTAGGCTTTATTACTGCAAAGGACTTGTTAAAATTCTTTGCACCTCTCCACAGACACACAGTTATAGGGCTGGGGCTCTTAAAGAGATATTCTTTAACCAGAGCCTCATATGTAAGGGACATAATGATAACAAAGCCCATTACGATAACTATTGATGATTACTTGGATCACGCCATTAAACTCATGGTTGAAACCGGAAAGCACCATCTTCCCGTTGTGGATAAAGAAAAGAGAGTACACGGTGTCCTGGAAGTAAAGGACATTGTAAGGCTCATCAGAATTGTAAGTCTCTAACCCATGTGGCGATAAAAATGGAAGACCTGCTATTGATTGCTTTGATATTAATTACAGCAAAGATAACAGGATACGCATTTGAAAAGATAGGACAGCCGACTGTTTTAGGGCAAATTCTAGGTGGGATAGCCATAGGATTATACTTTAAGAGTGACGAAGTTATACACGCATTCTCAAACTTAGGAGTTCTCATTCTGCTGTTTTTGGCGGGTCTTGAAAGTGATCTTGAAGAGTTTAAGAGAGTCGGAAGGCCCAGCATGCTTATAGCAACTATAGGTGTTATCACAGCATTCTTATTTGGATTTTTAATATCATTGCCGTTTGTTTCGACTAACGAGGCCCTATTATTCGGTGCCATAATGACCCCAACAAGTGTCAGCATAACGGTTAGAGTTTTGATGGAGTTAAGAAAGCTCAGAACTAAAGAAGGCGCTGCTATTCTAGCTGCTGCTGTTATAGATGATGTTTTTGGAATTTTGGCGCTGACTATAGTAATCTCCGTGCTTAAAGAAGGGAGTGTGCACATCATCGGCATATTGGAAATATTGATAAAAGTAGTTGGCTTTTTGTTTATACTATTGAAGTTTGGCGTTCCTCTTATGGAGCGCTTATTCCACCAAGTGAGCAGAATAAAGCTGCCCGAGACCACCACAACCTTCGCATTAATAACGGCAATATTTTTTGCCATTTTAGCCGAAAGAATGAATATAGCATCGATTTTGGGAGCTTATATGACAGGTTTAGTCCTAGGACAGACTTACTACGGAAAGCAAATTATAGAGAAGATTTCCACGTTGGGATACGCAATTTTCATACCTATATTTTTCGTCGAAGTTGGCATGAGCATAGATTTGGGATATATTTACAGCGCAGGCCTCTTCGCAGTTTTATACACAATAATGGCCATATTGAGCAAGATAGTCGGCTGTGGGGCAGGAGCTTATTTAGGCGGCTTCAACTTAAAAGAATCGCTTGGGATTGGTATCGGAATGATACCAAGATTGGGTGTGGAATTAGCAATGTTAGCAATTGCAATAAAGAGCGGCGTAGCCAATCAAGACATGCTCACCATAGCCGTTTTCATGGTGTTTGTAACGACGATAATAACGCCTCCAATGCTCAAGTGGGCTCACACAAAATTGAAATAGTCTAAATTAGATGACCAAATTTTAGATTAATTTTTGTCATTCTGTTGAAAATATGGCCAATAAAATGAAATATCTATCATAAATTCAACATATTTTGCATAAAAGACATAAACCTTAAAGACAATGCTGAAAATAGGTGATAACATGAACGCAGTTCAGCTGATTAGTAGAGATATAAGTCCAATCCTGAGAGTACAAACGAAGGTAATTGGATATATGACTGACTATTTCATAAAGAAGGGCTTTAAATGGCTCTTACCTGTAATGCTAAGCTCTATAACCGATCCACTGTGGCCAGATCCCGCAGCGAGCAAAATGAGGGCCCCAGAGATTGAGGCCTATGGAACTAGGCTTAAATTAATGCACAGCATGATCCTCCACAAGCAGATGGCTATAGCGATGGGCTTGGAAAAGATTTTCGTACTCTCTCCAAACATTAGGCTTGAAGAGAGGGATAGAGACGATGGAAGACACGCTTATGAGTTCACCCAGCTCGACTTCGAGATGGCCTACGCAAGCATGGACGATGTGATGGGTCTTATAGAAGGCTTAATAGTAGGTTTATTTGACTATGCAAGAGGATTACCAGAGATGAGAGAGCTGGATAGAGAGCTCCCAAAGATAAAAGCTCCTTTCAAGCGCTTCACCATGGCAGAGATTGAAGAGGAATATGGCGACGATGAGGAAGCAAGCAAAGCTATGGACGAGCCTTTCTGGATAATCGACATCTCAAGAGAGTTCTATGATAGAGAAGACCCCACAAAACCAGGACACTTTAGAAACTATGACCTAATAATGCCCGAAGGCTATGGCGAAGTCTCAAGCGGCGGCGAGAGGGAATGGCAGTACGAGGTAATCTTAAGGAAGCTCAAAGAGAGTGGACTCAGCTTGGAGGCATTTAAGCCCTATCTAGAGGTAGCAAAAGCGAGAAAGCTTAAGCCCTCAGCAGGCGCGGGCATTGGAGTGGAGAGAATCGTTAGGTTCATAGTAGGAGCAAAGCACATAGCGGAGGTGCAACCTTTCCCAAGAATTCCGGGAATTCCTGCAGTGATTTAATTTATCATCCCCTCCAGGACTAAAATTTTCTTTTGCCTCAAATAAACAACGGGAATTCCTTTTTCCCTCAACTTTTTCTTTAGCCCCTTATCGTTTGTGCAGACGATTACATTAGGCGTTTTTAAGGCAAACTCTAAAATTAGCTCATCCGTTGGCTTTTCACCAAACCTGCCCACTTCCACGATCTTAAAACCCTCTATTAGCCTCTTAGCCATTCTAATCGCTAAAAGATCTTTGCCGCGGGATTTTCGCTCTATGACATCGAGCTCTTGCTTTACAACATCTGGAACACATACCTCAAACTTGACATCCAAAATGCGGTAGAGTTCTCTTACAATATCCACTCCAAACTGGCCGGGAACTAAGAGAAAGTTCGTGTCGAGTACAATCAAATAATCATTTTTAACCATAAAAATCACCAAAAGAAAGAAGAAAATCACTCCTTAATAAGACCATATCCAATGAGGCGCCACCTTGAGCCCACTTGCCTGCTTATTGCAACCCTATCTCCAGGCTCTGCACATATTGGTATTTGAAGCTTTATCTCTGCCTCGTCCTTTCCTAAGTTCGTGACAAGACCAACTGTTCTAGCAGTTCCCACGTTCAACAACAGCATCTCTCTCCTCTTTATGGGCTCAACTTTGAGCTCTTCCTCAGTTCCAACCACCCTATCCAAAAGATGCACTTCTAAGCGGAGGTCTTCCCAAACAGGCGGCAATTGTCCGGGCTTTCCTACGATGTTACCTGCCATCAAGTCTCCCTTAGTTAGGTATGGATCGAGCTTAGTCCCGACACCTACTAGCCCACCTGGAAAGGCCTCATCGACGAACTTACCTCCTGCTTGAAGAGAGACTATCTCCGTAGTTATTGGCTCATACTTAATCCTTCCATGCTCCTCATAAGGCACACCAGGCCTTATTTCGATTTCATCCCCTACCTTGAGCTTTCCTTGGACTATTGAACCTCCCAAAACGCCACCTATGAGCTTCTCAGGTGTAGTTCCGGGTTTATTAACGTCGAAGCTCCTGAGGACAAACATCTTTGGCGGCTTATTTGGATCGCGCTTAGGTGTTGAAATGAAGTCCTCAATAGCTTTCATCAAAACATCGACGTTTGCACCGTGTAGAGCCGAGATCGGAATGATTGGAGCATTCTCTGCAACAGTTCCCTTAACAAACTCCTTTATCTGGTTGTAGTTTTCTATGGCCTTTTCTTTGCTGACGAGCTCGATTTTGTTTTGGGCAATTATAATGTTCTTGTTTCCAACAATTTGCAGAGCCATCAAGTGCTCTCTAGTCTGGGGCTTCGGACATGGCTCATTAGCTGCTATGACAAGAACAGCACCATCCATTAGAGAAGCTCCAGCGAGCATTGTGGTCATCAAAGCCTCATGACCGGGTGAATCTATGAAGGAAATCCTCCTCTCAAACTCTGTTTCAGCACCGCAGTAGGGGCACTTTGGAGAAGTAGAGTACTTCCCACAGCTCGGACACTTCCTAATCTCCGCATCTGCAAAACCTATCTTTATTGTGATACCTCTTCTAAGCTCCTCACTGTGAG from Palaeococcus pacificus DY20341 includes:
- a CDS encoding translation initiation factor IF-2 subunit gamma; translated protein: MAKKKFKQSEVNIGMVGHVDHGKTTLTKALTGIWADTHSEELRRGITIKIGFADAEIRKCPSCGKYSTSPKCPYCGAETEFERRISFIDSPGHEALMTTMLAGASLMDGAVLVIAANEPCPKPQTREHLMALQIVGNKNIIIAQNKIELVSKEKAIENYNQIKEFVKGTVAENAPIIPISALHGANVDVLMKAIEDFISTPKRDPNKPPKMFVLRSFDVNKPGTTPEKLIGGVLGGSIVQGKLKVGDEIEIRPGVPYEEHGRIKYEPITTEIVSLQAGGKFVDEAFPGGLVGVGTKLDPYLTKGDLMAGNIVGKPGQLPPVWEDLRLEVHLLDRVVGTEEELKVEPIKRREMLLLNVGTARTVGLVTNLGKDEAEIKLQIPICAEPGDRVAISRQVGSRWRLIGYGLIKE
- a CDS encoding cation:proton antiporter — its product is MEDLLLIALILITAKITGYAFEKIGQPTVLGQILGGIAIGLYFKSDEVIHAFSNLGVLILLFLAGLESDLEEFKRVGRPSMLIATIGVITAFLFGFLISLPFVSTNEALLFGAIMTPTSVSITVRVLMELRKLRTKEGAAILAAAVIDDVFGILALTIVISVLKEGSVHIIGILEILIKVVGFLFILLKFGVPLMERLFHQVSRIKLPETTTTFALITAIFFAILAERMNIASILGAYMTGLVLGQTYYGKQIIEKISTLGYAIFIPIFFVEVGMSIDLGYIYSAGLFAVLYTIMAILSKIVGCGAGAYLGGFNLKESLGIGIGMIPRLGVELAMLAIAIKSGVANQDMLTIAVFMVFVTTIITPPMLKWAHTKLK
- a CDS encoding asparagine synthetase A, translated to MNAVQLISRDISPILRVQTKVIGYMTDYFIKKGFKWLLPVMLSSITDPLWPDPAASKMRAPEIEAYGTRLKLMHSMILHKQMAIAMGLEKIFVLSPNIRLEERDRDDGRHAYEFTQLDFEMAYASMDDVMGLIEGLIVGLFDYARGLPEMRELDRELPKIKAPFKRFTMAEIEEEYGDDEEASKAMDEPFWIIDISREFYDREDPTKPGHFRNYDLIMPEGYGEVSSGGEREWQYEVILRKLKESGLSLEAFKPYLEVAKARKLKPSAGAGIGVERIVRFIVGAKHIAEVQPFPRIPGIPAVI
- a CDS encoding glycosyltransferase encodes the protein MRISIIVPTYNERDNLEELFKRISGSLRGHDFEIVVVDDDSPDKTWEKAQKLSKIYPVKVIRRKNEKGLSSAVIRGFSEAEGDVFVVMDADLQHPPEVIPKLIERIENGADIAVASRYVKGGKVENWYWYRRLISKGAIMIGRVALPKIRHVRDPVSGFFALKREVVEGIELNPVGFKILLEILIKGRYSRIEEIPFTFGLRNAGESKLSQKQIFNYLRHLWRLMKWEGEIDRLVKFSIVGFTGVIVNEFFLWLFFEKTDLGLVLAGLFSYELSVLNNFLWNDIWTFRDLKNVPFLKRLVNFHLASIAGGAVQLAFLYGLTYIGIPYLISNLIGILISFIVRFIVSRHWAWG
- a CDS encoding CBS domain-containing protein; amino-acid sequence: MQIIVGKRRHVQLEKRKEMSHNIKYISKVPVKLVMDKDFLKVHPEDSLVELVGKLRGEETSAVVVDDEGKLLGFITAKDLLKFFAPLHRHTVIGLGLLKRYSLTRASYVRDIMITKPITITIDDYLDHAIKLMVETGKHHLPVVDKEKRVHGVLEVKDIVRLIRIVSL
- a CDS encoding PIN domain-containing protein, translated to MVKNDYLIVLDTNFLLVPGQFGVDIVRELYRILDVKFEVCVPDVVKQELDVIERKSRGKDLLAIRMAKRLIEGFKIVEVGRFGEKPTDELILEFALKTPNVIVCTNDKGLKKKLREKGIPVVYLRQKKILVLEGMIN